Proteins from a genomic interval of Fuerstiella sp.:
- a CDS encoding Gfo/Idh/MocA family oxidoreductase, with amino-acid sequence MPNEVKNSKHRMLIVGTGSIGERHLRCYLETGRAEPGICEIDADLRNAVADRYQVQSQFSDVQEALTESWDVVLVASPAHTHIPIALQACQSGCNVIIEKPLSTSLDGIEQLRQLITQKNLIAAVSYNLRSSPLVREMKAALDSGRFGKPLQLYMTSGQNFAYYRPAYRDTYFSDHRTGGGGIQDSITHMLNLAEWLVGPMTRISVDAGHQKLEGVTVEDTVHILARHDTVMASYALNMYQHPNHGQLTVVCENGTVQFQASEDRWRFMNEPDGQWHESVHRREGRDAMYIRNAEVMLDVLERKYAPLCSLEDALQTLRVNLAALRSADTHSWQDVS; translated from the coding sequence ATGCCCAACGAAGTGAAGAACAGCAAACACCGGATGCTGATCGTCGGTACCGGTTCCATCGGTGAACGTCATCTGCGTTGTTATCTGGAGACCGGGCGAGCGGAACCTGGTATCTGTGAAATTGATGCTGATCTGAGAAACGCCGTTGCAGATCGTTACCAGGTACAGTCTCAGTTTAGTGATGTGCAGGAAGCCTTGACAGAGTCCTGGGACGTCGTGCTCGTTGCATCTCCCGCACATACTCATATTCCAATCGCTTTACAGGCGTGTCAGTCTGGCTGCAATGTGATCATCGAAAAACCACTGTCGACTTCACTGGACGGAATCGAGCAACTCCGGCAACTGATTACACAGAAGAATCTGATCGCCGCCGTCAGCTATAATTTGCGGTCCAGTCCACTGGTGAGGGAGATGAAGGCAGCGCTCGATTCCGGCCGGTTCGGCAAACCGCTTCAGCTCTACATGACTTCAGGGCAGAATTTCGCTTATTACCGTCCGGCATATCGCGATACTTATTTTTCGGACCATCGGACAGGCGGAGGGGGTATCCAGGATTCGATCACGCACATGCTGAATCTGGCGGAATGGCTGGTGGGCCCCATGACTCGAATTTCAGTCGATGCCGGCCACCAGAAACTGGAGGGTGTGACGGTGGAAGACACGGTGCACATTTTGGCACGGCACGATACGGTGATGGCCAGTTATGCTCTGAATATGTATCAGCATCCAAACCATGGGCAGCTCACCGTCGTTTGTGAAAACGGAACCGTGCAGTTCCAGGCATCCGAAGATCGCTGGCGATTCATGAACGAACCCGACGGGCAGTGGCATGAATCAGTCCACAGACGTGAAGGCCGTGACGCCATGTACATCAGGAACGCCGAAGTTATGCTGGACGTGCTGGAACGGAAGTACGCACCACTGTGCAGCCTGGAGGACGCGTTACAGACGCTGCGTGTCAATCTGGCTGCACTGCGGTCAGCAGATACGCACAGTTGGCAGGATGTCTCGTGA